In the genome of Fulvivirga maritima, one region contains:
- a CDS encoding D-arabinono-1,4-lactone oxidase, producing MGGIDHQSIAGAISTGTHGSSHLLGGMSKMVKSIVVVTHDQKNSCKVKTYRIEPASNPVTDAEHYAGPELILNDDIFNAAVVCFGLMGVIYSYVMEVEPMYYLNECRKVTTWDQVKPELKNKKIFVGFQSVLVQINPYQVKDKPNKALVLTHERFMHTDKSLFMQKVKHKIGDNIKRMTRSLSYVLASVFPYFVYIMIWRINKYPDYVPRFVDTAIKSQKDESYINKGHKVMYQGLDYVKERAYDCEIVIRMDNDGKYLNFIDELITYLVYLHDQFQVHITSPLGLRFVKASEALLTAEQGYDVCYIDTPVLKHIYGREVLLNKIQKFALKRGARLHWGKLNFQMDKTDTERLYPKYGLFMEIIKKFNPSKVFSNAFTKRVVDY from the coding sequence ATGGGTGGTATAGACCATCAAAGTATTGCAGGAGCCATATCAACAGGTACGCATGGGAGCTCTCATTTATTGGGCGGCATGTCTAAAATGGTGAAATCCATTGTAGTGGTAACTCATGATCAGAAAAATAGTTGTAAAGTAAAGACTTACCGGATAGAGCCAGCCAGTAATCCGGTTACTGATGCAGAGCACTATGCTGGGCCGGAGCTCATACTTAATGATGATATTTTTAATGCCGCCGTAGTTTGCTTTGGGCTTATGGGAGTGATCTATTCTTATGTAATGGAAGTAGAGCCGATGTATTACCTCAATGAATGCCGAAAAGTAACTACCTGGGATCAGGTGAAGCCTGAATTAAAAAATAAGAAGATATTCGTGGGGTTTCAAAGTGTACTGGTGCAGATTAACCCTTATCAGGTAAAAGACAAGCCTAACAAGGCTTTGGTGCTTACCCATGAGCGCTTTATGCATACAGACAAAAGCTTGTTCATGCAAAAAGTGAAACATAAAATAGGAGATAATATCAAGCGGATGACCAGATCACTATCTTATGTGCTGGCTAGTGTATTTCCTTACTTTGTTTACATCATGATCTGGCGCATTAACAAGTATCCTGATTATGTGCCTCGTTTTGTAGATACCGCGATTAAGTCGCAAAAAGATGAGTCATATATTAACAAAGGACATAAAGTCATGTATCAGGGGTTAGATTACGTGAAGGAGCGTGCCTATGATTGTGAAATAGTAATTAGAATGGATAACGATGGTAAGTACCTGAATTTTATTGATGAACTCATCACTTATTTGGTTTACTTACATGATCAGTTTCAGGTGCATATTACCTCTCCCTTAGGTCTTCGATTTGTGAAAGCTTCAGAGGCCTTGCTCACAGCAGAGCAGGGTTATGATGTTTGTTATATCGATACTCCTGTTTTGAAACACATTTATGGTAGAGAAGTGCTGCTAAATAAGATTCAAAAGTTCGCACTGAAACGAGGTGCCAGGCTACATTGGGGTAAGCTTAACTTTCAGATGGACAAAACAGATACAGAAAGACTTTATCCAAAATATGGCCTATTTATGGAAATAATAAAGAAGTTTAACCCGAGTAAAGTATTTTCAAACGCTTTTACCAAGAGAGTTGTGGATTATTAA